A stretch of Mesoplodon densirostris isolate mMesDen1 chromosome 7, mMesDen1 primary haplotype, whole genome shotgun sequence DNA encodes these proteins:
- the OVOL1 gene encoding putative transcription factor Ovo-like 1 isoform X1: MPARGGTAAPGSSQLTAREPSGNPAQSPFLHQAPHLAVLLFPVSLGFCPPQPYREPEPSVAEPPSCPLALDMSLRNSGYSVTPGPCVVAQLPSEDTSRLADPQSRDHGFLRTKTKVTLGDTPSGDLFTCHICQKAFTYQRMLNRHMKCHNDVKRHLCTYCGKGFNDTFDLKRHVRTHTGVRPYKCSLCDKAFTQRCSLESHLKKIHGVQQKYAYKERRAKLYVCEECGCTSESQEGHVLHLKERHPDSPLLRKTSKKVAVALQDTVTSLLQSSHHL, translated from the exons ATGCCTGCAAGGGGTGGGACAGCGGCTCCAGGTTCCAGCCAGCTTACCGCCAGGGAACCTTCCGGAAATCCCGCGCAATCCCCTTTTCTCCACCAAGCCCCTCACTTGGCTGTTCTTCTCTTCCCAGTCAGCCTAGGCTTCTGCCCACCACAGCCCTACAGGGAGCCAGAGCCATCAGTGGCCGAACCCCCTTCTTGCCCCCTGGCTTTGGACATGAGCCTTCGGAACTCCGGCTATAGTGTGACGCCCGGGCCCTGCGTGGTGGCCCAGCTGCCCTCCGAAGACACGAGCCGCCTGGCAGACCCACAGAGCAGGGACCATGGCTTCCTGCGCACCAAGACGAAG GTGACCCTGGGCGACACTCCCAGTGGAGACCTCTTCACCTGCCACATCTGCCAGAAGGCCTTCACGTACCAGCGCATGCTGAATCGCCACATGAAGTGTCACAACGACGTCAAGAGGCACCTATGCACCTACTGCGGGAAGGGCTTCAACGACACCTTCGACCTGAAGAGGCACGTGCGCACCCACACCG GCGTGCGGCCCTACAAATGCAGCCTGTGTGACAAGGCCTTCACGCAGCGCTGCTCCCTGGAGTCTCATCTCAAGAAGATCCACGGCGTGCAGCAGAAGTACGCGTACAAGGAGCGGCGGGCCAAGCTGTACGTGTGCGAGGAGTGCGGCTGCACGTCCGAGAGCCAGGAGGGCCACGTCCTGCACCTGAAGGAGCGCCACCCTGACAGCCCGCTGCTGCGCAAGACCTCCAAGAAGGTGGCCGTGGCCCTGCAGGACACCGTCACCTCCCTGCTGCAGAGCAGTCACCACCTCTGA
- the OVOL1 gene encoding putative transcription factor Ovo-like 1 isoform X2, translated as MPRAFLVKKTCVSTCRRNWSELPDEERGEIYVPVSLGFCPPQPYREPEPSVAEPPSCPLALDMSLRNSGYSVTPGPCVVAQLPSEDTSRLADPQSRDHGFLRTKTKVTLGDTPSGDLFTCHICQKAFTYQRMLNRHMKCHNDVKRHLCTYCGKGFNDTFDLKRHVRTHTGVRPYKCSLCDKAFTQRCSLESHLKKIHGVQQKYAYKERRAKLYVCEECGCTSESQEGHVLHLKERHPDSPLLRKTSKKVAVALQDTVTSLLQSSHHL; from the exons ATGCCCCGCGCGTTTCTGGTGAAGAAGACATGCGTCTCCACGTGCAGGAGGAACTGGAGCGAGCTCCCCGACGAGGAGCGCGGCGAGATATACGTGCCAG TCAGCCTAGGCTTCTGCCCACCACAGCCCTACAGGGAGCCAGAGCCATCAGTGGCCGAACCCCCTTCTTGCCCCCTGGCTTTGGACATGAGCCTTCGGAACTCCGGCTATAGTGTGACGCCCGGGCCCTGCGTGGTGGCCCAGCTGCCCTCCGAAGACACGAGCCGCCTGGCAGACCCACAGAGCAGGGACCATGGCTTCCTGCGCACCAAGACGAAG GTGACCCTGGGCGACACTCCCAGTGGAGACCTCTTCACCTGCCACATCTGCCAGAAGGCCTTCACGTACCAGCGCATGCTGAATCGCCACATGAAGTGTCACAACGACGTCAAGAGGCACCTATGCACCTACTGCGGGAAGGGCTTCAACGACACCTTCGACCTGAAGAGGCACGTGCGCACCCACACCG GCGTGCGGCCCTACAAATGCAGCCTGTGTGACAAGGCCTTCACGCAGCGCTGCTCCCTGGAGTCTCATCTCAAGAAGATCCACGGCGTGCAGCAGAAGTACGCGTACAAGGAGCGGCGGGCCAAGCTGTACGTGTGCGAGGAGTGCGGCTGCACGTCCGAGAGCCAGGAGGGCCACGTCCTGCACCTGAAGGAGCGCCACCCTGACAGCCCGCTGCTGCGCAAGACCTCCAAGAAGGTGGCCGTGGCCCTGCAGGACACCGTCACCTCCCTGCTGCAGAGCAGTCACCACCTCTGA